The Sphingomonas alpina genome has a segment encoding these proteins:
- a CDS encoding family 78 glycoside hydrolase catalytic domain yields MRRQPAYRVASGKPHITGGRRYRLSVLLVLCFALTGVTGQAAATTDVPDGLRVEYSAAPLGLDETTPRLSWHTQAIRQTAYRIRVGVDATALANDRVVWDSGKVVSAVNVQIAYTGPALDSGKRYVWQVQTWDENGRASGWSAPGWWEMGLLKPADWTAQWISGPKRADHDWRDFTFTTDLTLTGKSVDLLFRAQPIGKTYGEAYVWTLARTDKGAALIAQVRHYPGGNSSAVKVTELKRVALPALGDGRHVVSITAAGGRLTTAIDGVTVDTLTDASVAHGTIGFTAKEPKAAIIHRVRVTGAAPFDTRFVANDNAFTGGDVTKDGLVVPGGVPKVDIVLPIEAPAPLVRRAFTVPAKPIARARLYVAGAGWPRLSLNGEVIGASAMASGYTAYDKRVLYQTYDVTAALRPGANAIGAELGRGWYGLTEPNEWYWQQAPWHGDPAVRAQLQIDFADGSSQRIATDASWRTAFGPTLADSIYRGERYDARLHPNGWDKPGFADRRWASARIVDGPTGALVAANVEPIAPVADLKPVTIKQVRPGTWVLDYGRIIAGWPALRVSGARGQTVSMLSSERIGEDGLVVPAAGLIDAQLQTDRYTLAGGGVEQWEPRFGYRGFRYVQLDGFPGTPGPDALTARIAHSAVAATGEFRSSNALLMQIDAAAIATIRNNMHGFQTDTPTLEKNGWTGDAQASAGAAARSMDVARMWTKWLGDFRDAQSAKGEIPEIVPSTPHYGYENSPGWNMIWGPTTPWDVATMVLPWELYTTYGDTRILERMHEAQARLVDYTGGWFKAPDYRREGFELSEWSSPGGADFVNQRGGGIDAVASAYYFLETDLLAKSSAVIGKQADAERYGALARNIRDAYNRRYWDGTARHYRTTDAKGVAGAPTQIQNVLPLAMGMVPDGAEQAVADTIAADVEKNGLRTGVYATRYLLEILSDYGHADLAYKVATRTDEPSWGWWIKNGHGTMFESWSLESRSRDHHYFGSIADWMRQRLAGLRPGQPGYASVLVRPEIPAGLASASATMDTIRGRAAAGWAVEHGVLTLAAEIPANSSGEIWVPLRFGPVRSAAKDATLLRTTTGFAVYSVAAGRHVFEAGASQ; encoded by the coding sequence GTGCGGCGCCAGCCGGCCTATCGTGTAGCGAGCGGCAAACCGCATATCACTGGAGGCCGTCGTTACCGGCTGTCGGTGCTGCTTGTGCTGTGCTTCGCGCTGACCGGTGTGACGGGTCAGGCGGCTGCCACAACGGATGTCCCGGACGGGCTGCGCGTAGAATATAGCGCGGCACCACTTGGTCTCGACGAGACCACGCCGCGCCTTTCCTGGCACACGCAGGCCATACGTCAGACCGCCTATCGCATCCGTGTCGGCGTGGATGCGACGGCGTTGGCGAACGACCGAGTAGTGTGGGACAGTGGAAAGGTCGTGTCAGCCGTCAATGTCCAGATTGCCTATACCGGTCCGGCGCTCGATTCGGGAAAACGTTACGTCTGGCAGGTCCAGACCTGGGACGAGAATGGCAGGGCGAGCGGCTGGAGCGCGCCAGGCTGGTGGGAAATGGGCCTGCTCAAGCCCGCCGACTGGACCGCGCAGTGGATTTCGGGGCCGAAGCGCGCCGATCATGACTGGCGCGATTTCACCTTCACCACCGACCTGACTCTGACCGGCAAGTCGGTCGACCTGCTGTTTCGTGCTCAGCCGATCGGCAAGACCTATGGCGAGGCCTATGTCTGGACGCTCGCCCGGACCGACAAGGGCGCGGCGCTGATCGCGCAGGTCCGGCATTATCCCGGCGGCAATTCTTCGGCGGTCAAGGTGACCGAACTGAAGCGCGTGGCGCTCCCGGCGCTGGGCGATGGGCGCCATGTCGTGTCGATCACTGCGGCGGGTGGCCGGCTGACCACTGCGATCGACGGCGTTACCGTCGACACGCTGACCGATGCGTCGGTGGCTCATGGTACGATCGGCTTTACCGCGAAGGAGCCGAAGGCGGCGATCATCCACCGTGTCCGCGTGACCGGCGCAGCGCCATTCGATACGCGCTTTGTCGCCAACGACAATGCCTTCACCGGCGGCGATGTCACCAAGGACGGGCTGGTCGTGCCGGGAGGTGTGCCCAAGGTCGATATCGTCCTGCCGATCGAAGCGCCCGCGCCGCTGGTGCGCCGCGCCTTCACTGTGCCGGCCAAGCCGATCGCCCGCGCACGACTTTATGTCGCAGGCGCCGGCTGGCCGCGTCTCAGCCTCAATGGCGAGGTAATTGGCGCGTCGGCAATGGCGAGCGGTTACACCGCTTATGACAAGCGCGTGCTCTACCAGACCTATGATGTCACCGCGGCGCTTCGCCCCGGCGCCAATGCGATCGGTGCGGAACTCGGGCGCGGCTGGTACGGGCTGACCGAACCCAATGAATGGTATTGGCAACAGGCGCCGTGGCATGGCGACCCGGCAGTGCGCGCTCAGCTGCAGATCGATTTCGCCGACGGATCGAGCCAGCGGATCGCGACCGATGCGAGCTGGCGCACTGCCTTTGGGCCGACCCTGGCCGATTCGATCTATCGCGGTGAGCGCTATGACGCACGGCTGCATCCGAACGGCTGGGACAAGCCCGGCTTTGCCGACCGCCGCTGGGCATCTGCGCGCATCGTCGACGGGCCAACGGGGGCACTGGTCGCTGCCAATGTCGAGCCGATCGCCCCGGTCGCCGACCTCAAGCCGGTCACGATCAAGCAGGTCCGGCCCGGCACCTGGGTGCTAGATTATGGCCGCATCATCGCCGGCTGGCCCGCGCTGCGCGTGTCGGGTGCGCGCGGCCAGACGGTGTCGATGCTGTCCAGCGAACGCATTGGCGAGGACGGCCTGGTCGTCCCGGCCGCCGGGCTGATCGACGCGCAATTGCAAACCGATCGTTACACACTGGCGGGCGGTGGCGTGGAGCAGTGGGAGCCGCGCTTCGGCTATCGCGGCTTCCGCTATGTCCAGCTCGACGGCTTTCCCGGTACCCCCGGTCCCGATGCGCTGACCGCGCGCATTGCGCATAGCGCGGTGGCAGCGACCGGCGAATTCCGCAGCAGCAATGCCTTGCTGATGCAGATCGATGCCGCGGCGATCGCGACGATCCGCAACAATATGCATGGCTTCCAGACCGATACGCCGACGCTTGAGAAGAATGGCTGGACCGGCGATGCACAGGCTTCGGCCGGGGCGGCGGCGCGCAGCATGGATGTCGCTCGCATGTGGACCAAATGGCTTGGCGATTTCCGCGACGCGCAATCGGCCAAGGGCGAAATCCCCGAGATTGTGCCCTCCACGCCGCATTATGGTTATGAGAACAGCCCCGGCTGGAACATGATCTGGGGCCCGACCACGCCCTGGGACGTCGCGACCATGGTCCTGCCCTGGGAGCTTTACACCACCTATGGCGACACCCGCATCCTGGAACGGATGCATGAAGCGCAAGCGCGGCTGGTCGATTATACCGGTGGCTGGTTCAAGGCGCCCGACTATCGCCGCGAAGGGTTCGAACTGAGTGAATGGTCGTCGCCCGGCGGGGCCGATTTCGTCAATCAGCGTGGCGGCGGGATCGATGCGGTCGCCAGCGCCTATTATTTTCTCGAGACCGATCTATTGGCGAAATCGTCGGCGGTGATCGGCAAGCAAGCCGATGCCGAGCGCTACGGTGCGCTCGCCCGCAATATCCGCGATGCCTATAACCGGCGTTACTGGGATGGCACAGCGCGGCACTACCGCACGACCGACGCCAAGGGTGTGGCAGGTGCGCCGACCCAAATCCAGAATGTCCTGCCGCTGGCCATGGGCATGGTCCCGGATGGTGCGGAGCAGGCAGTGGCCGATACGATCGCTGCCGATGTCGAGAAGAACGGGCTGCGTACCGGCGTCTATGCGACACGCTATCTGCTCGAAATCCTCAGCGACTATGGCCATGCCGATCTCGCCTACAAGGTCGCGACGCGCACAGACGAACCGAGCTGGGGTTGGTGGATCAAGAACGGGCACGGCACGATGTTCGAAAGCTGGAGTCTCGAAAGCCGCTCACGCGACCATCATTATTTCGGCTCGATCGCCGATTGGATGCGCCAGCGCCTGGCCGGTTTGCGGCCGGGCCAGCCAGGCTATGCCAGCGTCCTGGTACGGCCGGAAATCCCCGCAGGGCTCGCCTCGGCCAGTGCAACGATGGACACGATCCGCGGTCGTGCCGCGGCCGGATGGGCGGTCGAGCATGGCGTGCTGACGCTGGCGGCGGAGATTCCCGCCAATAGCAGCGGCGAAATCTGGGTTCCCCTGCGCTTCGGACCGGTGCGCAGTGCCGCCAAGGATGCGACACTGCTGCGCACCACTACCGGCTTTGCGGTCTATTCGGTCGCGGCCGGGCGTCACGTCTTCGAGGCAGGAGCAAGCCAATGA
- a CDS encoding alpha/beta hydrolase yields MRRSILGGAIALGLAATWSLAACASAGTPTTIDKKVIPLWPKGAPGRLPDMPAEVTELRASNPGTIMRNVTVPGLLVYPADPKIANGTAMIVAPGGGFHLLSIENEGIAVAKWLNSLGVTAIVLKYRLIATGDDVQRALIGRLLNRSAMMRAIDPLQPLVTADGEQAVRYVRAHAKELKIKPSRVGLMGFSAGGAVSVWTTLANHADSRPDFLVTIYPGLIAGHAAVPANAPPLFDLVADDDPIVRPEADELQQAWKAAGADTTYVTVPNGGHGFGMAKTGKASDVWPEKLQQWLDAKGYLRK; encoded by the coding sequence ATGCGCCGTTCGATTCTGGGCGGCGCCATCGCGCTCGGCCTGGCCGCGACCTGGAGCCTGGCCGCGTGCGCGAGCGCCGGTACGCCGACCACCATCGACAAGAAGGTGATCCCGCTCTGGCCCAAGGGCGCGCCCGGCCGCCTGCCCGACATGCCCGCCGAGGTCACCGAGCTGCGAGCGTCCAATCCGGGCACGATCATGCGCAACGTCACGGTGCCGGGACTGCTGGTCTATCCGGCCGATCCCAAGATCGCCAACGGCACGGCGATGATCGTGGCGCCTGGCGGCGGCTTCCATCTGCTGAGCATCGAGAATGAGGGCATTGCGGTCGCCAAATGGCTCAACAGCCTGGGTGTCACCGCGATCGTGTTGAAATACCGGCTGATCGCGACCGGCGACGATGTGCAGCGTGCGCTGATCGGCCGGCTGCTCAATCGCTCGGCGATGATGCGCGCGATCGACCCGCTCCAGCCGCTGGTCACCGCCGATGGCGAACAGGCGGTGCGCTATGTGCGCGCCCATGCGAAGGAGCTGAAGATTAAGCCGAGCCGGGTCGGCCTGATGGGCTTCTCGGCTGGTGGTGCGGTGTCGGTCTGGACCACGCTCGCCAATCATGCCGATAGCCGTCCCGATTTCCTCGTGACCATCTATCCCGGGCTGATCGCAGGCCATGCGGCGGTCCCGGCCAATGCGCCACCCTTGTTCGACCTTGTCGCCGATGACGATCCGATCGTCCGCCCGGAAGCTGACGAACTGCAACAGGCGTGGAAGGCCGCGGGCGCGGACACGACCTATGTCACCGTGCCGAATGGCGGCCATGGCTTCGGCATGGCCAAGACCGGCAAGGCATCGGATGTCTGGCCCGAAAAGCTGCAACAATGGCTCGATGCGAAAGGATATCTCCGCAAATGA
- a CDS encoding TonB-dependent receptor has product MIKRPETNSVLSPATYAFRAGVSAVAVAIAAMAGPAFAQTAPAQPVDNAQADSASGNQEVVLDQVQDNSDIVVTGTLLRGVAPVGTNVVGLNRDDILRTGVASANDLLADIPQVGNFGTVPVGTASFALPVVRPNIRNLAAAGGSSTLVLLNGHRMVGAGVLQTTVDPSILPPEVIDRVEIVPDGGSAIYGSDAIGGVVNFITRSRFNGVAANVRYGFADDYQTVDASLTAGKDWGSGSLLLTYAYAWHDNIQNRDRDYTAANHTGRGGTDFSSTVCPGGNFTDLFTGLTFAGPTFTPGSVKKCDSSAYSDLYPREERNTVFASLTQQLSDAIEFSATAYWSRRDTTTLSQTPGVSGTTNITAINPFFRPLGPSPVQLVSLSFDNVFGPTMTSNSRFESYGVTPGFKIDIGKDWQVRTEANVGRSYNLVLENTINTGAVDAALASFNPATALNPYNLAATNPAVLAKIGNFQNYGRAIQELAEARVVIDGSLVELPGGNVRLAVGAEYHYENLASQISFNPRGVFTNSIASFASRNVKSAFGELLIPIFGDGNGGPGMRALSLSGSVRYDDYSDNGGTTNPKVGFTYKPADQLTIRGNYGTSFHAPSLADTTSTSDSRAQILQISPFRAGNSLPTDFNRPTIILAGGNPDLKPERANTWSLGFDWKPTIAPGLTVSATYYNVHFKDAIQVPPLTSPVLFSNPGYASYYIINPTLAQSLAAVGNLLLNGATSIQSLYGPTITPYVLIDARRSNIGAIKVDGIDFNINYLRPTGFGSINLGVSGTYTLNRKNQAVKGDPFVDELKNGTGRLAMVATAGGQVGNFTAQAKLNYRQGFPVIGLGSQKRVGAFAPVDLFFSYALPDEGVLKGTLLTLNIDNVFDRDPPYFDTQSGYTNGGTLGRLVSVGLRKKF; this is encoded by the coding sequence ATGATCAAGCGGCCTGAGACTAATTCGGTCCTGTCACCAGCGACTTACGCGTTCCGTGCCGGTGTTTCCGCCGTGGCCGTCGCGATCGCCGCAATGGCTGGCCCGGCCTTTGCGCAGACCGCGCCTGCGCAGCCGGTCGACAACGCACAGGCCGATTCGGCTTCGGGTAATCAGGAAGTGGTGCTCGATCAGGTTCAGGACAATAGCGACATTGTCGTCACCGGAACCCTGTTGCGCGGGGTTGCGCCGGTCGGCACCAATGTTGTCGGCCTCAACCGCGATGACATTCTGAGGACCGGTGTGGCGTCCGCCAATGATCTGCTCGCGGACATTCCTCAGGTCGGCAATTTCGGTACGGTGCCGGTCGGCACAGCGTCATTCGCTTTGCCGGTCGTGCGGCCGAACATCCGCAATCTCGCAGCGGCGGGCGGAAGCTCCACGCTGGTGTTGCTCAATGGCCATCGCATGGTCGGTGCCGGCGTTCTGCAGACCACGGTCGATCCTTCGATCCTGCCACCGGAGGTGATCGACCGGGTCGAAATCGTGCCCGATGGCGGCTCGGCGATTTATGGATCGGACGCGATCGGCGGCGTCGTCAACTTCATCACCCGCAGCCGGTTCAACGGCGTTGCGGCGAACGTCCGCTACGGCTTTGCCGACGATTATCAGACCGTTGATGCCAGCCTGACTGCCGGCAAGGATTGGGGCAGTGGTTCGCTGCTGCTCACTTATGCCTATGCCTGGCACGACAATATCCAGAATCGCGATCGCGACTATACGGCCGCAAATCATACTGGCCGCGGCGGGACCGATTTCAGTTCAACGGTCTGTCCAGGCGGTAACTTCACCGATCTGTTCACCGGCCTTACCTTTGCGGGGCCGACCTTCACGCCGGGATCGGTGAAGAAGTGCGATTCAAGCGCTTATTCCGATCTCTATCCGCGCGAGGAGCGCAACACGGTCTTCGCATCGCTGACGCAACAATTGTCTGATGCAATCGAATTTTCGGCAACCGCTTATTGGTCGCGCCGCGACACCACGACGCTGAGTCAGACGCCCGGTGTTTCGGGCACCACCAATATCACGGCGATCAACCCCTTCTTCCGGCCGCTTGGTCCGTCGCCGGTGCAGCTTGTTTCACTCTCGTTCGATAACGTGTTCGGGCCGACGATGACGAGCAACTCCCGGTTCGAATCCTATGGCGTCACGCCGGGATTCAAGATCGATATCGGCAAGGACTGGCAGGTCCGCACAGAGGCCAACGTCGGACGCAGCTATAATCTTGTGCTCGAAAATACGATCAATACCGGCGCAGTGGACGCGGCACTCGCCAGCTTCAACCCGGCGACCGCGCTCAATCCTTACAATCTAGCGGCAACCAATCCGGCCGTGCTGGCAAAAATCGGCAATTTCCAGAATTACGGGCGCGCAATTCAGGAACTTGCCGAGGCGCGCGTCGTGATCGACGGCTCGCTGGTCGAGCTGCCGGGCGGCAATGTCCGCCTCGCGGTGGGCGCCGAATATCATTACGAAAATCTGGCGTCGCAGATCAGCTTCAATCCGCGTGGGGTGTTCACCAATTCGATCGCCTCCTTCGCGTCGCGTAACGTGAAATCGGCCTTTGGCGAGCTGCTTATCCCGATCTTCGGAGACGGCAATGGCGGCCCGGGCATGCGCGCGCTCTCACTATCGGGGTCGGTCCGCTATGATGATTATAGCGACAATGGCGGTACGACTAATCCGAAGGTCGGCTTCACCTACAAGCCGGCCGATCAGCTGACGATCCGCGGCAATTACGGTACGTCGTTCCATGCTCCCAGCCTGGCCGATACGACCAGTACTTCGGATTCGCGGGCGCAGATTCTTCAGATCAGCCCTTTTCGGGCCGGAAACAGTCTGCCCACCGATTTCAACCGTCCGACGATCATTCTGGCCGGCGGCAATCCCGATCTGAAGCCGGAAAGGGCCAATACCTGGTCGCTCGGCTTCGACTGGAAGCCAACCATTGCGCCAGGGCTGACCGTCAGCGCGACATACTACAATGTGCATTTCAAGGACGCGATTCAGGTCCCGCCGCTCACGTCGCCGGTGCTGTTCTCCAACCCCGGCTATGCCAGCTATTACATCATCAACCCGACACTCGCCCAGTCGCTGGCCGCGGTCGGTAATTTGCTGCTGAACGGGGCGACGAGCATTCAGTCGCTCTATGGTCCGACGATCACCCCCTATGTGCTGATCGATGCCCGTCGCAGCAATATCGGTGCGATCAAGGTCGACGGGATCGATTTCAACATCAACTATCTGCGTCCGACCGGATTTGGCTCGATCAATCTCGGCGTCAGCGGCACTTATACGCTCAATCGCAAGAATCAGGCGGTGAAGGGCGATCCTTTCGTCGATGAACTGAAGAACGGAACCGGGCGGCTTGCGATGGTGGCGACTGCCGGCGGCCAGGTCGGTAACTTCACCGCTCAGGCCAAGCTGAACTACCGGCAGGGTTTCCCGGTCATTGGCCTGGGGTCGCAAAAGCGGGTCGGCGCGTTCGCACCGGTCGATCTGTTCTTCAGCTACGCACTACCGGATGAGGGTGTGCTCAAGGGGACGTTGCTGACGCTCAATATCGACAATGTGTTTGATCGTGATCCGCCCTATTTCGACACGCAGAGCGGCTACACCAATGGCGGCACGCTCGGCCGGCTGGTCTCGGTCGGTCTGCGCAAGAAGTTCTGA
- a CDS encoding tannase/feruloyl esterase family alpha/beta hydrolase translates to MTRLSPRLGIALLGGAAMGMAAVAMFAPVESVRAAPAGSCESLTGLTIAEGKIDSAVMVKQGEAITTEAGKPGLPAPAAFCRVHAVLKPTLRSEVKIEVWLPEGAAWNGKLLGAGNGGYGGTLTLPALTMRTGIAKGYAATGSDMGHLSNDVDAKWALNEPEKVVDFGHRANHLAALLAKQVVGSYYPKPLAAAYFHGCSDGGREALNEAQRYPTDYDAIIAGAPANPWTRLMAGFMADHRAAFGKPDSIIPNAKLKLLQTASLAKCDAADGVTDKVIDDPRKCSFDPGVLQCKAGDAADCLTAPQVETARALYRGTVDAKGKSIFPGYMPGAEAVAGTWDLWLTGANAQHGRFSTEFYRYMVHANPAWQPTDYDPIADPKLAAKKFAGILDASADLSAFYKRGGKLILYHGWYDAAIPPENTINYYEDLKRMQRQAASSTRLFMVPGLSHCLGGPGATGFDPLTALDQWRQGGPAPEQMVATRYDNPIFAYFGLPAKALGTRPLCAYPKVARWKGTGSTDDAGNFDCVAPS, encoded by the coding sequence ATGACACGCTTGAGCCCGAGGTTGGGCATCGCATTGCTTGGTGGTGCAGCCATGGGCATGGCGGCCGTTGCCATGTTCGCTCCAGTGGAGAGCGTCCGCGCCGCGCCGGCCGGATCGTGCGAATCGCTGACCGGCTTGACCATTGCCGAGGGCAAGATCGACAGCGCGGTGATGGTAAAACAGGGTGAGGCGATCACCACTGAAGCCGGCAAGCCTGGTCTACCCGCGCCGGCCGCCTTTTGCCGCGTCCATGCGGTGCTGAAGCCGACGCTGCGTTCGGAAGTGAAGATCGAAGTCTGGCTGCCCGAGGGCGCGGCCTGGAACGGCAAGCTGCTCGGCGCCGGCAATGGCGGTTATGGCGGCACGCTGACTCTGCCTGCGCTGACCATGCGCACCGGCATTGCCAAGGGCTATGCCGCGACCGGCAGCGACATGGGACATCTCAGCAATGACGTCGATGCGAAATGGGCGTTGAACGAGCCCGAGAAGGTGGTCGATTTCGGCCACCGCGCCAATCACCTCGCGGCGCTGCTCGCCAAGCAGGTGGTCGGTTCCTATTATCCGAAACCGCTGGCTGCTGCCTATTTCCATGGCTGTTCCGATGGCGGGCGCGAGGCGCTGAACGAGGCGCAGCGCTATCCGACCGATTATGACGCGATCATAGCCGGTGCGCCGGCCAATCCATGGACGCGGCTGATGGCCGGCTTCATGGCCGATCACCGCGCTGCGTTCGGCAAGCCCGACTCGATCATCCCCAATGCCAAGCTGAAGCTGCTGCAGACCGCCTCGCTGGCGAAATGCGATGCGGCGGATGGTGTGACCGACAAAGTCATCGACGATCCGCGCAAATGCAGCTTCGATCCAGGCGTGTTGCAATGCAAGGCTGGCGATGCCGCCGATTGCCTGACCGCGCCACAGGTCGAAACCGCGCGCGCACTGTATCGCGGCACGGTCGATGCGAAGGGCAAGTCGATCTTCCCCGGCTATATGCCCGGGGCCGAGGCAGTGGCCGGTACCTGGGACCTGTGGCTGACCGGCGCGAATGCACAGCATGGCCGTTTCAGCACCGAATTCTACCGCTATATGGTCCATGCGAACCCTGCCTGGCAGCCGACAGATTATGATCCGATCGCCGATCCCAAGCTGGCTGCGAAGAAGTTTGCCGGCATCCTGGACGCTAGCGCTGACCTCAGCGCCTTTTACAAGCGCGGTGGCAAGCTGATCCTCTATCATGGCTGGTATGATGCTGCGATCCCGCCGGAAAACACGATCAACTATTATGAAGATCTGAAGCGCATGCAGCGTCAGGCAGCGTCGTCGACCCGGCTGTTCATGGTGCCGGGCTTGTCGCATTGCCTGGGCGGTCCGGGTGCCACCGGCTTCGATCCGCTGACCGCGCTCGACCAGTGGCGCCAGGGTGGTCCGGCACCGGAGCAGATGGTTGCGACCCGCTACGACAATCCGATCTTCGCCTATTTCGGCTTGCCGGCCAAGGCGCTCGGCACCCGGCCGCTGTGCGCCTATCCCAAGGTCGCACGCTGGAAAGGCACGGGATCGACTGACGATGCGGGCAATTTCGACTGCGTCGCGCCGAGCTGA
- a CDS encoding carboxylesterase/lipase family protein translates to MSFARVYGGAAVMASCLAVAAPAQTPAAPATTIETGALQGLTADGVAVFRGIPYAAPPVGDLRWRAPRPAAAWAGPRDATKFANDCPQTWMPSDAAISGQPMSEDCLYTNVWTPKPGKQGANKKVGGLPVMVWIHGGGFVNGSGASPPYDGLRLAKHGVVVVNFTYRIGRLGFFAHPALTKEANGAPTGNWGLMDQIAALNWVKRNIAAFGGDPAQVTIFGESAGGASVNRLMASPLARGLFVRGIASSGGGRDKWPDLATAEAKGVAFAKSVGAGEDVASLRAIPTDIVRGKIGLLNNEEATYSGGITDGQIVTDSVDAIFAAGKEARIPYIVGANSDELGFLPAPFKGPATAGIIKPLGDVSAVRTAYGASFDDRIAGDVVFIEPSIALARRHAANGNPTWVYRFGYVPEAKRAELKGAPHASDINYVFDTLDALKPAPSAADRAAAALVSTYWSDFARTGDPNRKGAPRWDRYTARMPVALHIGNSETATRPAADAGLDALAKLRDGEKK, encoded by the coding sequence ATGAGTTTCGCGCGTGTTTATGGGGGCGCTGCAGTGATGGCGTCATGCCTCGCGGTTGCTGCCCCGGCCCAGACTCCGGCCGCACCTGCCACCACGATCGAAACTGGCGCGCTGCAGGGGCTGACGGCGGACGGCGTCGCGGTGTTCCGCGGCATTCCCTATGCCGCGCCACCGGTCGGCGACCTGCGCTGGCGTGCGCCGCGGCCGGCTGCGGCCTGGGCCGGCCCGCGCGACGCGACCAAATTCGCCAACGATTGCCCGCAGACCTGGATGCCCAGCGACGCCGCGATAAGCGGCCAGCCGATGAGCGAGGACTGCCTCTATACCAATGTCTGGACGCCGAAGCCGGGCAAGCAGGGCGCCAACAAGAAGGTGGGAGGCCTGCCTGTCATGGTGTGGATCCATGGCGGCGGCTTCGTCAACGGATCGGGCGCGTCGCCACCCTATGACGGCTTGCGGCTGGCGAAGCATGGTGTGGTGGTGGTCAATTTCACCTATCGCATCGGCCGGCTCGGCTTCTTCGCACATCCCGCACTGACCAAAGAGGCGAATGGCGCGCCGACCGGCAATTGGGGCCTGATGGATCAGATCGCGGCGCTCAACTGGGTCAAGCGCAACATCGCCGCGTTTGGCGGCGATCCGGCGCAGGTGACGATCTTCGGTGAATCCGCCGGCGGCGCGTCGGTCAACCGGCTGATGGCCTCGCCGTTGGCGCGCGGCCTGTTCGTGCGCGGCATCGCCTCGTCGGGCGGCGGGCGCGACAAGTGGCCCGACCTTGCCACTGCCGAGGCCAAGGGCGTCGCCTTTGCCAAATCGGTCGGGGCGGGCGAGGATGTCGCGTCGCTTCGGGCGATCCCGACCGATATCGTGCGCGGCAAGATCGGCTTGCTCAACAATGAAGAAGCGACCTACTCCGGCGGGATCACTGACGGCCAGATCGTCACCGACAGCGTCGATGCGATCTTCGCCGCGGGCAAGGAAGCACGGATCCCCTATATTGTCGGCGCGAACAGCGATGAGCTCGGCTTTCTGCCCGCGCCGTTCAAGGGACCGGCCACCGCCGGCATCATCAAGCCGCTCGGCGATGTCAGCGCGGTGCGCACCGCTTATGGCGCATCGTTCGATGATCGCATCGCCGGCGATGTGGTGTTCATCGAACCGTCGATCGCGCTGGCCCGGCGTCATGCCGCGAACGGCAACCCGACCTGGGTCTATCGCTTCGGCTATGTGCCCGAAGCCAAGCGCGCCGAACTGAAGGGCGCGCCGCATGCCTCCGACATCAATTATGTGTTCGACACGCTCGATGCACTGAAGCCTGCGCCGAGCGCCGCCGACCGGGCGGCTGCGGCGCTGGTGTCGACCTATTGGAGCGACTTCGCCAGGACCGGCGACCCCAATCGCAAGGGCGCGCCGCGCTGGGACCGCTACACCGCCAGGATGCCGGTCGCGCTGCATATCGGCAATAGCGAGACCGCGACGCGCCCGGCCGCCGACGCCGGGCTGGATGCGCTGGCGAAGCTTCGCGATGGAGAAAAGAAATGA